The region aaatttgaagtAAATGTATTCCAttctattaaggcggcgagctggcagaatcgttagcaggctgggcaGTATGcttaacatttcgtccgtcttcaagtACCAAGTTCAAACCCCggcgaggtcgtctttgcctttccgCCTTTCagaaagtcgataaaataagtaccgcttcagcactggggtcgatttaaacGACTCATCTCCTGTCTCCACAAACTTCTGGCCTAACGCAAGAACTTGAAAATATAAACCTTTCTCTTATGGGTATAAGAACTGAAATTCCATGGTAGAGGCTACGATTACATAATACTTAGAGAAATGCCCACTAATNNNNNNNNNNNNNNNNNNNNNNNNNNNNNNNNNNNNNNNNNNNNNNNNNNNNNNNNNNNNNNNNNNNNNNNNNNNNNNNNNNNNNNNNNNNNNNNNNNNNNNNNNNNNNNNNNNNNNNNNNNNNNNNNNNNNNNNNNNNNNNNNNNNNNNNNNNNNNNNNNNNNNNNNNNNNNNNNNNNNNNNNNNNNNNNNNNNNNNNNNNNNNNNNNNNNNNNNNNNNNNNNNNNNNNNNNNNNNNNNNNNNNNNNNNNNNNNNNNNNNNNNNNNNNNNNNNNNNNNNNNNNNNNNNNNNNNNNNNNNNNNNNNNNNNNNNNNNNNNNNNNNNNNNNNNNNNNNNNNNNNNNNNNNNNNNNNNNNNNNNNNNNNNNNNNNNNNNNNNNNNNNNNNNNNNNNNNNNNNNNNNNNNNNNNNNNNNNNNNNNNNNNNNNNNNNNNNNNNNNNNNNNNNNNNNNNNNNNNNNNNNNNNNNNNNNNNNNNNNNNNNNNNNNNNNNNNNNNNNNNNNNNNNNNNNNNNNNNNNNNNNNNNNNNNNNNNNNNNNNNNNNNNNNNNNNNNNNNNNNNNNNNNNNNNNNNNNNNNNNNNNNNNNNNNNNNNNNNNNNNNNNNNNNNNNNNNNNNNNNNNNNNNNNNNNNNNNNNNNNNNNNNNNNNNNNNNNNNNNNNNNNNNNNNNNNNNNNNNNNNNNNNNNNNNNNNNNNNNNNNNNNNNNNNNNNNNNNNNNNNNNNNNNNNNNNNNNNNNNNNNNNNNNNNNNNNNNNNNNNNNNNNNNNNNNNNNNNNNNNNNNNNNNNNNNNNNNNNNNNNNNNNNNNNNNNNNNNNNNNNNNNNNNNNNNNNNNNNNNNNNNNNNNNNNNNNNNNNNNNNNNNNNNNNNNNNNNNNNNNNNNNNNNNNNNNNNNNNNNNNNNNNNNNNNNNNNNNNNNNNNNNNNNNNNNNNNNNNNNNNNNNNNNNNNNNNNNNNNNNNNNNNNNNNNNNNNNNNNNNNNNNNNNNNNNNNNNNNNNNNNNNNNNNNNNNNNNNNNNNNNNNNNNNNNNNNNNNNNNNNNNNNNNNNNNNNNNNNNNNNNNNNNNNNNNNNNNNNNNNNNNNNNNNNNNNNNNNNNNNNNNNNNNNNNNNNNNNNNNNNNNNNNNNNNNNNNNNNNNNNNNNNNNNNNNNNNNNNNNNNNNNNNNNNNNNNNNNNNNNNNNNNNNNNNNNNNNNNNNNNNNNNNNNNNNNNNNNNNNNNNNNNNNNNNNNNNNNNNNNNNNNNNNNNNNNNNNNNNNNNNNNNNNNNNNNNNNNNNNNNNNNNNNNNNNNNNNNNNNNNNNNNNNNNNNNNNNNNNNNNNNNNNNNNNNNNNNNNNNNNNNNNNNNNNNNNNNNNNNNNNNNNNNNNNNNNNNNNNNNNNcatatatatatatatatatatatatatatatatatttatatacatatatataagtgtgtatagatatatagatatatatgtgtgtgtgtgtgtctatatatatatttatatatattttcacatagatagattgatagatagatagatagatagatagattgatacatacatacatacatagaaaaagagagagcgggAGCGAGGGAGAGATaagaaaacacacactcacacacacacacacacacacacatcgaaagatagatagagagagagagacagatagatagatagagagagagagagagagagagagattgtggcATTCAGATAatgagagatatatacacacgcctgcacacacacacacacacacacacacacacacacatacacacacacacacacacacactcacgcacacacacacacatacatgtatgcatatacacagaacgGAAACGCACAGAcaaaacatacaaagatatacgTCCACANNNNNNNNNNNNNNNNNNNNNNNNNNNNNNNNNNNNNNNNNNNNNNNNNNNNNNNNNNNNNNNNNNNNNNNNNNNNNNNNNNNNNNNNNNNNNNNNNNNNNNNNNNNNNNNNNNNNNNNNNNNNNNNNNNNNNNNNNNNNNNNNNNNNNNNNNNNNNNNNNNNNNNNNNNNNNNNNNNNNNNNNNNNNNNNNNNNNNNNNNNNNNNNNNNNNNNNNNNNNNNNNNNNNNNNNNNNNNNNNNNNNNNNNNNNNNNNNNNNNNNNNNNNNNNNNNNNNNNNNNNNNNNNNNNNNNNNNNNNNNNNNNNNNNNNNNNNNNNNNNNNNNNNNNNNNNNNNNNNNNNNNNNNNNNNNNNNNNNNNNNNNNNNNNNNNNNNNNNNNNNNNNNNNNNNNNNNNNNNNNNNNNNNNNNNNNNNNNNNNNNNNNNNNNNNNNNNNNNNNNNNNNNNNNNNNNNNNNNNNNNNNNNNNNNNNNNNNNNNNNNNNNNNNNNNNNNNNNNNNNNNNNNNNNNNNNNNNNNNNNNNNNNNNNNNNNNNNNNNNNNNNNNNNNNNNNNNNNNNNNNNNNNNNNNNNNNNNNNNNNNNNNNNNNNNNNNNNNNNNNNNNNNNNNNNNNNNNNNNNNNNNNNNNNNNNNNNNNNNNNNNNNNNNNNNNNNNNNNNNNNNNNNNNNNNNNNNNNNNNNNNNNNNNNNNNNNNNNNNNNNNNNNNNNNNNNNNNNNNNNNNNNNNNNNNNNNNNNNNNNNNNNNNNNNNNNNNNNNNNNNNNNNNNNNNNNNNNNNNNNNNNNNNNNNNNNNNNNNNNNNNNNNNNNNNNNNNNNNNNNNNNNNNNNNNNNNNNNNNNNNNNNNNNNNNNNNNNNNNNNNNNNNNNNNNNNNNNNNNNNNNNNNNNNNNNNNNNNNNNNNNNNNNNNNNNNNNNNNNNNNNNNNNNNNNNNNNNNNNNNNNNNNNNNNNNNNNNNNNNNNNNNNNNNNNNNNNNNNNNNNNNNNNNNNNNNNNNNNNNNNNNNNNNNNNNNNNNNNNNNNNNNNNNNNNNNNNNNNNNNNNNNNNNNNNNNNNNNNNNNNNNNNNNNNNNNNNNNNNNNNNNNNNNNNNNNNNNNNNNNNNNNNNNNNNNNNNNNNNNNNNNNNNNNNNNNNNNNNNNNNNNNNNNNNNNNNNNNNNNNNNNNNNNNNNNNNNNNNNNNNNNNNNNNNNNNNNNNNNNNNNNNNNNNNNNNNNNNNNNNNNNNNNNNNNNNNNNNNNNNNNNNNNNNNNNNNNNNNNNNNNNNNNNNNNNNNNNNNNNNNNNNNNNNNNNNNNNNNNNNNNNNNNNNNNNNNNNNNNNNNNNNNNNNNNNNNNNNNNNNNNNNNNNNNNNNNNNNNNNNNNNNNNNNNNNNNNNNNNNNNNNNNNNNNNNNNNNNNNNNNNNNNNNNNNNNNNNNNNNNNNNNNNNNNNNNNNNNNNNNNNNNNNNNNNNNNNNNNNNNNNNNNNNNNNNNNNNNNNNNNNNNNNNNNNNNNNNNNNNNNNNNNNNNNNNNNNNNNNNNNNNNNNNNNNNNNNNNNNNNNNNNNNNNNNNNNNNNNNNNNNNNNNNNNNNNNNNNNNNNNNNNNNNNNNNNNNNNNNNNNNNNNNNNNNNNNNNNNNNNNNNNNNNNNNNNNNNNNNNNNNNNNNNNNNNNNNNNNNNNNNNNNNNNNNNNNNNNNNNNNNNNNNNNNNNNNNNNNNNNNNNNNNNNNNNNNNNNNNNNNNNNNNNNNNNNNNNNNNNNNNNNNNNNNNNNNNNNNNNNNNNNNNNNNNNNNNNNNNNNNNNNNNNNNNNNNNNNNNNNNNNNNNNNNNNNNNNNNNNNNNNNNNNNNNNNNNNNNNNNNNNNNNNNatatatatatatatatatatatatatatacatatatatatgtatatatatatatatatatctgtaatttacCATAGAATTCGATCCCTGCAGCTGCATGACGCTACCTCGCCTCAGTTTCTTCAGCTCTACTTAAGTGGGAGACTACACTGACCAGGCATACTTAACAAACCGCCTTGGGCAACGCCGGGTACGcctgcttgtatatataaaactgagaatgtgcgtgcgtgtgtgtgtgtgtgtgtgtgtctgtctgtatctatgcaTCCCTAAAACTCGGAAACTACCAGaacaatttaattgaaatttcacaCATCGCTTATTTAGGGttcatgcagtgtcatgggccaaaataaattccaacttcttgcctaatgcgagctcggagcaatctcttatgtcttacactatttcagtattatgtgtcaaaagtgaaacaataacatctctattgtaatgtgagatattttcagttttaatagtttcactattaataccttcaatatgtagataatatatacgtagtgaggagagctcggtgacagggtgtattgtcgtcgtgaagaatctgTTTCTTCGTTCTCCACAGATCCGGTCTCTTTTGTCGAGTGTCCTTCCTCAGACGCTTCAAagcgtcgcagtagaactctcaattgactGTCTGGATCTGGTGGATGGCACAATACTGcggatgtcaaaaaaaaaaaaaagaaaacgatgagcatgctcttgatagATCTGCGTCTCTGTCGTGCCTTCTCGGTGACtggagatgaagggctcttcTATAGTGAGGACTGCTGCTTCGTCCCAGGGTCGTACCCGTAGACCCAACTCTCGTAACAGGTGAGGATCTTCGACATGAAGGATAGGTCATCAGCGGCACGCTGacggagatcttgacagacttcgatGCGATGTTCTTTCGACTCAGTGGTCAGCAGGCGacggacaaacttggcagagacacgcTGCATGTTCAACACAGACGTTAGTATTGCCTGCACGAACCCATCCAACAGAGCAACAACATCAGCTATGTCGTTGATTGTCATCCGACGATCTCCATGTACAAGCTGATGAATTCTCTCTCCAGGGGTGGCGCTCGTGGCAGATCTTTTAGATCGCATATCGTCTTCCAGGTACAT is a window of Octopus bimaculoides isolate UCB-OBI-ISO-001 chromosome 10, ASM119413v2, whole genome shotgun sequence DNA encoding:
- the LOC106867379 gene encoding protein GVQW3-like; the encoded protein is MFRQAYGNDAVDRMQCFEWHGRFKSERMYLEDDMRSKRSATSATPGERIHQLVHGDRRMTINDIADVVALLDGFVQAILTSVLNMQRVSAKFVRRLLTTESKEHRIEVCQDLRQRAADDLSFMSKILTCYESWVYGYDPGTKQQSSL